CGGAATGGTTCATCGGCCGCCACCTGGGCATCGAGATGACCGACATCCAGAAGGCCCAGCTCGATAAAGTGTTCGAGGCGATCACCGCCAACGTGCTGTCCCAGCAGCAGGTGTTCATGCACCGCGATTTCCACTCCCGTAACCTGATGTTCCTCGACCAGGGCAACCCGGGCGTGCTGGACTTCCAGGACGCCGTGTTCGGCCCCATCACCTACGACCTGGGCTCGCTGATGCGCGACGCCTATATCCAGTGGGACGAGGAATTCGTGCTCGACTGGGTAGTGCGCTACTGGCAAAGCGCGAAGCAGGTCGGGCTGCCGGTCAATCCGGACATCGACGCCTTCTACCGCGACTTCGAATACATGGCCCTGCAGCGCCACCTGAAGATCCTCGGCATCTTCTGCCGCCTGAACTACCGCGACGGCAAGCCGCACTACCTGGGCGACCTGCCGACCGTGATGGACTACGTGCGCAAGACCGCCAACCGCTATACCGAACTCAAACCGCTGCTGCGCCTCCTCGATTCCTTCGAGGACAAGGCGCCGCAAGTCGGCTACACCTTCTGATTCCCGGACCGAACGCATGAAAGCCATGATCTTCGCCGCCGGCCGCGGCGAGCGGATGCGTCCGCTGACGGACAGCTGCCCGAAACCCCTGCTGAAGGTGCGCGGCCGCCCGCTCATCACCTACCACGTGGTCAATTTGGTCCGCGCCGGCATCAGGGACATCGTCATCAACCACTCCCACCTCGGCCACATGATCGAGGAGGAGCTCGGTGACGGCAGCCGCTACGGCGCACGCATCGTGTACTCCCACGAGCCGACGCCGCTGGAAACCGCCGGCGGCATCGCCAACGCCCTGCACCTGCTGGGCGACGAACCCTTCCTGGCCGTGTCGGGCGACATTTACGCACCCTACTTCGACTTCGAACAGGCGCTGGACGCGCTGCCGGACCTCGATGCCGTCGGCCAGCCGATCCCCCCGGAGAAACGCGATATCGCCTGGCTGTACCTGACGCCGAACCCCTGGCACAACCCGGAGGGCGACTTCGGCCTGACCATGTACACGCTGTCGAACGAAGGTTCGCCCAAGTGGAACTTCGCCGGCATCGGCGTCTACCGTCCTGAAATGTTCGACGGCATCAAGGCCGGCGAGTTCCTGAAATTCGGCCCGCTCATGCGCAAGTTCATCGATGAGAAACGGGTCGGCGGGGAGATCTACGATGGCGAATGGGTCAACGTCGGCACCATGCGCCAGCTGGAAGAACTCAACGCCCCCTACACCGCAAGAGCGAAGAAACCATGACGAATCATGCAGCACGCCGTGCGCGCCTGGCCGCGCAGATGCTGCCGGGCGCGGTGGCCGTGCTGCCCACCGCGCCGGAAGTCCTGCGCAACGGCGACAGCGACTATCCCTACCGGCACGACAGCTATTTCTATTACCTGAGCGGCTACACGGAGCCGGAGAGCGTGCTGGTGCTGGTCGCCGGGACCAAGGACCGGCCCGCGCGTTCGATCCTGTTCTGCCGCGAGAAGAACCTCGAGCGCGAAATCTGGGACGGCTACCGCCATGGCCCCGAAGCCGCGCGTGCAGCCTTCGGAATGGACGAAGCCTGGCCGATTTCCGAACTCGATACCCGCCTGCCCGACCTGCTGGCCGATGCGCCGGCGCTGTACTACGCCACCGCCTCCAGCGCCGCCCTGGACGCGCAGGTGCAAGGCTGGATCAAGGCGGTGCGGGCTCGCTCGCGCAGCGGCGTCAGCGCGCCGGCCGCCCTGCACGACCTGCTGCCGCTGCTGGACGAGATGCGCCTCATCAAGGACGCGGACGAACAGGCGACTATGCTGCGCGCCGGCCAGATTTCGGGCGACGCCCACGCACGCGCGATGCGCGCCGCCCGCCCCGGCCTGCACGAATACGCGCTGGAAGCGGAGCTGCTGTACGCATTCCGCCGCAATGGCGCGCAGTTCCCGGCCTACACGCCGATCGTCGCTTCCGGCCCGAACGCCTGCGTCCTGCACTACAACGTCAACGACCGCCTGATGCAGGACGGCGACCTGGTGCTGATCGACGCCGGCTGCGAGCTCGATGGCTACGCCGCGGACATCACCCGCACCTTTCCGGTGAACGGCCGTTTCACGCCCGCCCAGCGGCGCCTGTATGAGCTGGTGCTGGCGGCCCAGGACGCGGCCTTCGCGGCGATCGCACCGGGCCGTCCCTACAGCGCCTTCCACGAAGCGGCCCTGCGCGTGCTGGTGCAAGGCATGCTGGACCTCGGCCTGATCGCGGCCGGCAGCTTCGCCAGCGTGGACGAGGCCATCGCCGCCAAAGCCCATGTCCCCTTCTACATGCACGGCACCGGCCACTGGCTGGGCATGGACGTGCACGACGTCGGCGCCTACCGCGACCTCACGCATCCCGACAAGCCCTCGCGGCCCCTGCGTCCGGGCATGGCAGTGACGGTGGAACCGGGCATCTACGTGCGCCCGGCGGAAGGCGTGCCGGAGGAATACTGGCACATCGGCATCCGCATCGAGGACGACGTCATCGTCACCGAAGACGGCTACCGTATCCTGACTTCGTCTGCACCGAAGTCTGTGGATGAGATCGAAGCATTGGTTGGAAAGGGAATATGAGCGATATCGAGACGACTGGCGAATCGATCGACGCCGACGTCGCCATCTGCGGCGCCGGCCCGGTCGGCATGGCGCTGGCGGCCCTGCTGGCGCGGCGCGGCGTAGCGGGCAATCGCATCGTCCTCATCGACGGCAAGTCGCTGGGCCAGGCGATCTCGGATCCGCGCTCGATCGCGCTGGCCTGGGGCAGCCGCCTGCTGCTGGAAGAGGTGGGAGCGTGGCCGCTGCCTGCGACTGCCATCCACCAGATCCACGTCTCGCGCCGCGGCCACCTGGGCCGCAGCCTGATGGACCGCGACGAGCACGATCTCGACGCCTTGGGCTATGTGGCGCGCTACGGCGACGTGGTCGACGCCCTCGCGCGCGTCTGCGAGCGCGCCGGCGTGCAGGTGCTGCGTCCGCTGCGCGTGAGCGGCATCGACGAGCACGCGGATGGCGTGCAGCTGCGGCTGGACGACGGCCGCACGCTGCAGGCGAAGGTGGCGGTGCAGGCCGAAGGCGGCGTGTTCGGCGAACAGACGGACAAGACCACTACCCGCGACTACGGCCAGACCGCCGTGATCGCGCGCGTTGCGGCCGACGCACCGATCGCGCACCGCGCCTTCGAGCGCTTTACGGACGAGGGCCCGCTGGCCCTGCTGCCGCAGGATGGCGCGGATGGCCACCAGTACGCGCTGGTCTGGTGCGTGCGCCCCGAGCGCGCCCAGCACCTGCTGGACCTGGGCGAGAGTGAATTCCTGCGCGAGCTGGGCGAGGCTTTCGGCGAGCGCCTCGGCCGCTTTACGCGCACCTCGGCGCGCGTGGCCTTCCCGCTCGGCCTGAACGCCGACCCGCGCGCCACCGCCCGCACGGTCGCCATCGGCAATGCGGCCCAGACCCTGCACCCGGTGGCCGGCCAGGGCCTGAACCTGGGCCTGCGCGACGCCGCCGTGCTGGCGCGCCTGCTCGCGCGCGAGATGGCGCCGGCCGCGCTGGAGCGTTTCAGGAGCGAGCGCGAAGGCGACCGCGGCATGGTGATCCGCGCCACCGATACGATGGCGCGCGCGTTTGCCGGCAAGGGGCCGCAGCAAGCGCTGTTCGGACTGGGACTGGCAGCCCTGGACACGCTGAAACCGGCGCGCACGCTGCTGGCCGAGCTGATGATGTTCGGCCGGCGCTGAGGACCTCGTTAGACGCCCTGGCTGCCTGGCTGCCTGGCTGATTCAGAGCGGATCAACTCGACCAGCTCCTGCGCATAGGCCGGCAGCCTTTCCAGTTCCTGCACCAGCACGCTGCGTTCGCGCACCGCCCACAAATCCGTCAGCTCCACCAGCGCCAGCCGCATGCTGCGGCTGTGGCGCAGCGCCGCCGACTGCGGCAGGATGCCGATCCCGACGTCCGCTTCCACCATCCGGCACATCGCATCGAAGCCGCGCACCTGGATCCGCAGCTGCAGGCGGTGGCCGCTGTCGACCACGACCTTGTTCAGGAAATGCTGCAGGGTGCTGCCCTCGTGCAGGCCGATGTGCGGATAGTCCAGGGTCTCGGCAAAACTGATGCTGCCCGCCCTGGCCAGCGGATGATCGACGGCGGTGGCCAGCACCAGCCGGTCGGTCGAGAAGTTGATGATCTCCAGGCCCTGGCCCTGCACCGGCCCGGCCGCGATGCCGATATCGGCCGTGCCTTCCTGCACGCCGCGCACGATGTCGTGGTTGAGCCGCTCTTCCAGCGCCACGTTCACGTGCGGGTGGGACGCCAGGAACAGGCCCAGCACCTGCGGCATGAATTCGGTGACGGCGGTGGTGTTCGCGAAGATGCGGATATGGCCCTTGATGCCATTGTTGTACTGCTGCATCTCGCTCTTCAGGCGCTCGACCTGCTGCATGAACTGCTGGGCATGCGCCAGCAGGGTCTCGCCGGCCGGCGACAGCAGCACGCCCTTGTTCTCGCGGTACAGCAGGCGCATGCCGAAGCGCGACTCCAGTTCCTTCATCCGGTTGCTGGCGGCCGCCAGCGACAGGTGCATGCGCTCGGCGGCGCGGGTCAGGCTCTTCGTTTCCGCAACCAGGATGAAGAGGCGCAGGTCGGTCAGGTCAAACAGCATGGGGGATTCCTTGTCTCATGCAGGGATTCTAGCCCAGCCAGGCGCGCGCCTGCCAATTCGATAGTTGCATAAAATGCATCAACATGAAGGCAGATAGGAGCGAGGTCATGCACATGCCGACACGCCAGCGCGGTTTCACGCTGCTGGAGACCACCGCCGTGATCGCGATCGTCGGCACGCTGTCGGCCGTCGCCTTGCCGCGGTATGCCGACCTGATGCGCAGCGCGCGCGTCGCCAAGATGGAGCTCGCGCGCGACGCCGTGAGCAAGTCGGCGCAGCTGTATCACATGAAGTGGATGCTGGCCGGCTCGCCGGCGGCGCCGACCGTGCTCGACCAGGTGCAGATGAACGGGGCCGGCTATCCGACCGCGGCCGGGATCCTCGTCGCCGCGGGGATTTCGGAGAGCTACGATACGCGCGTGGCGGGAGTGATTGCCGTGGATGCGCGGCATCCGGGGTGCAGCCTGACGTATGTGGGCGAGATGGGAACCAGTGTCATCAACTATGCTGATGATGCGAACTGCTGAGTTGCGATCGATAGCAGTTACCCGGGCGGCCGCTCAGCTAAACACTTTAATCAGGCCAACAACAAGCGCCCGAAGCGGACCTTGTCGAGCGCTGACACGAGGTAGCCGCCAATCCCGCTACGACCCAAAGTGTTTCTACCAAATTAACCTCAGAGCAATAATAGTTGCGATTTATGCTGTCGAAAAAATTTACATAATGCACTTTTGAATGACATAGAGAAATAATAAGTTCATGATTTGCAAGTGTAATTTACCCTTGGCATGATTTCTGCTCTTAACTGCCATGTCAATATTACCTTGGAGTATTCATGAAAAACCTCATCAAGACCATGCTCGCTGCCATTGCCCTGCTCAACGGCGCCGGCGCATACGCCGGAGTCATCAGCGACACGGGTACTGGTGCTTACTGGGGTGGCGATTCGCACGGCTATGGCGATGTGATCGGCGACAGCACCTACTACATTCATGGCGCCACCATCACCCGCGCCGGAGACGTGCTGACGATTGGAATTACCACTAACTTCGCGGGCCATGCCGGCATTGATGCCGCGCTGACCTCAGGCGGTATCGGTTATGGTGACGTGTTCCTGGCCCCGGCTTGGACGCCCTACGGCAGCGATGCCAACCATATCAGCGACAACGCCAGCAATGGCACCCGTTGGTCGTATGGCTTCAGCCTCGACAACCGCTACAGTAATACCGGAGGCAGCTTTAAACTCTACCAGCTCAACGGCCCGACCAACAGCGCCGACATCAGGATGAGCGAATCGTTCATGAGCTGCGGCCTGGGCAGCGCCTGCTACTACCGCGATGGCCAGGCGACGGCGGTAGACACCGGTTCCGGGAGCGCGGTGGACACCGGCGTGGTCGGCACCTGGACAGTAACGCCCGACGAGGCGCTGGAATTCAAGATCGCGGTGTCGTCGACGGACCTGCTGAACTATTCGTCCATCGCCATGCACTGGGGCGAGACCTGCCAGAACGACGTAATCGAAGGACAGGTCAACATGGTGCCGGCGCCGGGCCCGCTGTCGCTGATGGCCCTGGGGCTGGTTGCACTAGGTGCGACTCGGCGCCGCGTGCGACGCAGTTGATTTTTTGTCGCCAGCAAGTTTCCGGTCGTGGAGGCGGCGTAGCAAGTGAAGAACTGGTCGTGTTCAGCATGCGTCGCTCTACCCCGATATCAGCGTCGCCATATATCTCAGAGTCGTGCGGACCTTGGAAATCGCAATGCAAGAGCCAGCACGGCTGATACCCATGTGGCCCAACTGAAACGCAAAGACAGTTCTTACTTCACGAAATAACCAGGCACCTTCCAGCTACCATCTTGATCGCGCACGCCGACGACCGTCTCCACTGCGTGCTCCTTACGCTCGAACTGAGTGTCGTAGCGTCTCGCGACGTATTCATCATCGGATGCACCAGGCAGTGCATGCTCCGACATTGCCAGCCAGCGATCGGCGGTGCCGACCGCATTTCCTGCAGCGTCAAGTACCAGCTCCACATTAACCGAGCCTTCACCAAAACCGTAGCCCCCCTTCCAAAAGCAGCGATTGTGTCTTTCTGCTACCAGGTCCAGACTGGGCGTTCGTCAACCAAGGGGCCTGTTCCACCATGACTTCCGAAGCTTTCGATGAAACCCTGCTCCAGCAGTGGGTCGGCAGGACCGAGACCGTGGGCGCGCGCGTCAACGCCGTCACCGCCAACGCCATGGCCGCCACCCTCGATCGCCCGGACCATTTCGGCGCGGGCGCCGGCCTGCCGCCGCTCTGGCACTGGGCCTATTTCTGGCACGCCGCGCCGCAGGCCGAGCTCGGCCCCGATGGCCACCCGCAGCGCGGCGGCTTCCTGCCGCCGGTGCCGCTGCCGCGCCGCATGTGGGCCGGCGGCCGCCTCACGTTCAATCAGCCTTTGACAGTCGAAGGCGAAGCCACCCGCAGCTCGCAAGTGAAAAGCGTGGGCGCCAAGCAGGGGACGACCGGACCGCTGGTGTTCGTCACCGTGCGCCACGAGCTGGCGCAGGACGGCGCGGTCTGCGTCACCGAGGAGCACGACATCGTCTACCGCGAGATGCCGCAGCCGGGCGCGCCCGCCCCTGCGTCGAAGATGGCGCCGGCGGAATCCGCCTGGGAGCGCAGCATCACGCCCGATCCGGTGCTGCTGTTCCGCTACTCGGCGCTGACCTTCAACGGCCACCGCATCCATTACGACCGCAGCTATGTCACCGAAGTCGAAGGCTACCCCGGCCTGATCGTGCACGGTCCGCTGATCGCGACCCTGCTGGTCGACCTCCTGCAGCGCAACATGCCGCAGGCGCGCATCGCCTCCTTCTCCTTCCGCGCCGTCGGCCCGCTGTTCGACATCGAGCCGTTCACGGTCTGCGGCACGCCCGATCCCGACGGACGCACGGTGCGCCTGTGGGCCAGGAACATCCGCGGCGAACTCGCGATGCAGGCCGAGGCCGTGCTGGGCTGAGCCCATCTAATTAGAACTGGAGACACCATGTCGATTCAACAGAACCACGATTACCAGGACATCCGCGAAGCGGTGCGCGCCCTGTGCGCTGAATTCCCTTCCGAGTATTTCCGCAAGGTCGACGAGGCGCGCGCCTATCCGGAAGAATTCGTCACCGCGCTGACCCAGGCCGGCTGGCTGGCGGCA
This window of the Massilia sp. WG5 genome carries:
- the pepP gene encoding Xaa-Pro aminopeptidase, with protein sequence MTNHAARRARLAAQMLPGAVAVLPTAPEVLRNGDSDYPYRHDSYFYYLSGYTEPESVLVLVAGTKDRPARSILFCREKNLEREIWDGYRHGPEAARAAFGMDEAWPISELDTRLPDLLADAPALYYATASSAALDAQVQGWIKAVRARSRSGVSAPAALHDLLPLLDEMRLIKDADEQATMLRAGQISGDAHARAMRAARPGLHEYALEAELLYAFRRNGAQFPAYTPIVASGPNACVLHYNVNDRLMQDGDLVLIDAGCELDGYAADITRTFPVNGRFTPAQRRLYELVLAAQDAAFAAIAPGRPYSAFHEAALRVLVQGMLDLGLIAAGSFASVDEAIAAKAHVPFYMHGTGHWLGMDVHDVGAYRDLTHPDKPSRPLRPGMAVTVEPGIYVRPAEGVPEEYWHIGIRIEDDVIVTEDGYRILTSSAPKSVDEIEALVGKGI
- a CDS encoding aminoglycoside phosphotransferase family protein, which produces MSSLSQHSPTPADKDARLAQLTAWLGTLDLVDVGSLRPASADASFRRYFRLDVVPALRAKLGDTLVAMDAPPERENVPAFIHVDGLLFDAGVTVPAIVARKVEDGFLLLSDLGTTTYLQRLDVDNAAFMYSDAIDALLKFQLASQPGVLPEFDRAFVLREMSLFPEWFIGRHLGIEMTDIQKAQLDKVFEAITANVLSQQQVFMHRDFHSRNLMFLDQGNPGVLDFQDAVFGPITYDLGSLMRDAYIQWDEEFVLDWVVRYWQSAKQVGLPVNPDIDAFYRDFEYMALQRHLKILGIFCRLNYRDGKPHYLGDLPTVMDYVRKTANRYTELKPLLRLLDSFEDKAPQVGYTF
- a CDS encoding LysR family transcriptional regulator; translation: MLFDLTDLRLFILVAETKSLTRAAERMHLSLAAASNRMKELESRFGMRLLYRENKGVLLSPAGETLLAHAQQFMQQVERLKSEMQQYNNGIKGHIRIFANTTAVTEFMPQVLGLFLASHPHVNVALEERLNHDIVRGVQEGTADIGIAAGPVQGQGLEIINFSTDRLVLATAVDHPLARAGSISFAETLDYPHIGLHEGSTLQHFLNKVVVDSGHRLQLRIQVRGFDAMCRMVEADVGIGILPQSAALRHSRSMRLALVELTDLWAVRERSVLVQELERLPAYAQELVELIRSESARQPGSQGV
- the murU gene encoding N-acetylmuramate alpha-1-phosphate uridylyltransferase MurU, with product MKAMIFAAGRGERMRPLTDSCPKPLLKVRGRPLITYHVVNLVRAGIRDIVINHSHLGHMIEEELGDGSRYGARIVYSHEPTPLETAGGIANALHLLGDEPFLAVSGDIYAPYFDFEQALDALPDLDAVGQPIPPEKRDIAWLYLTPNPWHNPEGDFGLTMYTLSNEGSPKWNFAGIGVYRPEMFDGIKAGEFLKFGPLMRKFIDEKRVGGEIYDGEWVNVGTMRQLEELNAPYTARAKKP
- a CDS encoding DUF4019 domain-containing protein, producing the protein MELVLDAAGNAVGTADRWLAMSEHALPGASDDEYVARRYDTQFERKEHAVETVVGVRDQDGSWKVPGYFVK
- a CDS encoding type II secretion system protein — encoded protein: MHMPTRQRGFTLLETTAVIAIVGTLSAVALPRYADLMRSARVAKMELARDAVSKSAQLYHMKWMLAGSPAAPTVLDQVQMNGAGYPTAAGILVAAGISESYDTRVAGVIAVDARHPGCSLTYVGEMGTSVINYADDANC
- a CDS encoding MaoC family dehydratase N-terminal domain-containing protein, with amino-acid sequence MTSEAFDETLLQQWVGRTETVGARVNAVTANAMAATLDRPDHFGAGAGLPPLWHWAYFWHAAPQAELGPDGHPQRGGFLPPVPLPRRMWAGGRLTFNQPLTVEGEATRSSQVKSVGAKQGTTGPLVFVTVRHELAQDGAVCVTEEHDIVYREMPQPGAPAPASKMAPAESAWERSITPDPVLLFRYSALTFNGHRIHYDRSYVTEVEGYPGLIVHGPLIATLLVDLLQRNMPQARIASFSFRAVGPLFDIEPFTVCGTPDPDGRTVRLWARNIRGELAMQAEAVLG
- a CDS encoding UbiH/UbiF/VisC/COQ6 family ubiquinone biosynthesis hydroxylase, which produces MSDIETTGESIDADVAICGAGPVGMALAALLARRGVAGNRIVLIDGKSLGQAISDPRSIALAWGSRLLLEEVGAWPLPATAIHQIHVSRRGHLGRSLMDRDEHDLDALGYVARYGDVVDALARVCERAGVQVLRPLRVSGIDEHADGVQLRLDDGRTLQAKVAVQAEGGVFGEQTDKTTTRDYGQTAVIARVAADAPIAHRAFERFTDEGPLALLPQDGADGHQYALVWCVRPERAQHLLDLGESEFLRELGEAFGERLGRFTRTSARVAFPLGLNADPRATARTVAIGNAAQTLHPVAGQGLNLGLRDAAVLARLLAREMAPAALERFRSEREGDRGMVIRATDTMARAFAGKGPQQALFGLGLAALDTLKPARTLLAELMMFGRR